The following are encoded in a window of Gossypium raimondii isolate GPD5lz chromosome 13, ASM2569854v1, whole genome shotgun sequence genomic DNA:
- the LOC128036151 gene encoding uncharacterized protein LOC128036151 yields the protein MELFEALYGRNCRTPFCWSELDEKRIIVPDFVLKKKEKVKLICKRLKVASDRQKSYIYLKCHDIEFQVRYKVFLKVSPWKKVQSFRLKELERNYDVFHVSMLQNYLSDTSHIVPVEEIKVRPDLTYDEELVEILAQEEKVL from the exons ATGGAACTATTTGAAGCGTTGTATGGTAGGAACTGTAGGACTCCCTTTTGTTGGTCAGAATTGGATGAAAAGCGGATCATTGTGCCAGATTtcgttttgaaaaaaaaggagaaagtgAAGTTGATATGTAAGAGGCTGAAGGTGGCCTCAGACAGGCaaaaatcttatatatatttgaaatgtcaTGATATCGAGTTTCAAGTGAGATATAAggtgtttttgaaagtttcaccttggaagaaGGTCCAAAGTTTCAGATTGAAGG AACTTGAGCGTAACTATGATGTCTTCCATGTGTCCATGTTACAAAACTATTTATCGGACACATCTCATATTGTTCCGGTAGAAGAGATCAAGGTTCGACCTGATCTCACCTATGATGAGGAGTTGGTTGAGATTTTGGCTCAAGAGGAGAAGGTTTTATAG